From Cecembia calidifontis, one genomic window encodes:
- a CDS encoding pyridoxamine 5'-phosphate oxidase family protein: protein MLFKIQNSPSEVFSIVKHELHRGALDKKHPFRYLVFGTQGDAAPDLRHVVLRKVDEDLNIFMYTDSRTQKVKSIQADPNVSLLFYHPQKRAQIRISGQAYLHHQDVLAAAHWNRVQGEARKAYNSLIAPGLSIFQPEDAFFWNEDLSSNQYFMLVRIIPYSIEALQLNVLEHLRIRFDREEESWTGSWIAP, encoded by the coding sequence ATGTTATTCAAAATTCAGAACAGTCCAAGTGAAGTTTTTTCCATCGTAAAACATGAACTGCACCGTGGTGCTTTGGATAAAAAGCATCCTTTCAGGTATTTGGTTTTCGGAACTCAAGGGGATGCAGCGCCAGATTTGCGCCATGTGGTTTTAAGGAAAGTGGATGAAGACCTAAACATTTTCATGTATACGGATTCCCGGACCCAAAAAGTAAAAAGCATACAAGCTGACCCCAACGTGTCCCTACTTTTCTATCATCCCCAAAAAAGAGCACAGATTCGGATAAGTGGTCAGGCTTATCTGCATCATCAAGATGTACTAGCTGCAGCTCATTGGAACAGGGTGCAGGGAGAAGCAAGAAAAGCATACAACTCCTTAATTGCTCCGGGCCTGTCTATTTTTCAGCCTGAAGATGCTTTTTTTTGGAATGAGGATTTGTCAAGCAATCAGTATTTTATGCTTGTCAGGATTATTCCCTATTCTATTGAAGCCCTGCAACTTAATGTATTGGAGCATTTGAGGATTAGGTTTGATAGAGAGGAAGAGAGCTGGACAGGTTCTTGGATAGCTCCATGA
- a CDS encoding Pycsar system effector family protein — protein MQEELSSKKEKSERERQTFFRVAFKNNCNLLQIADNKANMVISINALVISSIIAISGYGTISNKIDLYGSKLIIPLVFILITCFISTILGVQAAKPKIVDDKTVPSNPNQGSLLFFGESSAYSKEGFLKELEKILPSRSELNSHMAVTLYYQGKVLKNKYNLLGYAYNVFLLGLAIGVCSFLAYLLFDIL, from the coding sequence ATGCAGGAAGAACTATCGTCTAAAAAAGAAAAATCTGAACGGGAGAGGCAGACATTTTTTAGGGTGGCATTTAAAAACAATTGCAATCTGCTGCAGATCGCAGACAACAAGGCCAATATGGTTATCAGTATCAATGCCCTGGTTATTTCATCTATTATTGCCATATCGGGATATGGGACGATTTCCAATAAAATTGATCTGTATGGTTCTAAATTGATTATACCTCTCGTATTTATTTTAATAACCTGTTTCATTTCTACAATTTTGGGGGTGCAGGCTGCTAAGCCTAAAATAGTGGATGATAAAACAGTGCCCAGTAATCCAAACCAAGGTAGTCTTTTGTTTTTCGGTGAGAGTTCAGCTTATTCCAAAGAAGGATTTTTAAAGGAACTCGAAAAAATACTTCCTTCCCGTAGCGAGCTGAACAGCCACATGGCAGTCACCTTATATTACCAAGGGAAGGTCTTAAAAAACAAGTATAATCTCTTGGGATATGCTTATAATGTCTTTCTTCTCGGTCTGGCTATAGGTGTTTGCTCATTTTTGGCCTATCTCCTTTTTGATATTCTTTAA
- the clpB gene encoding ATP-dependent chaperone ClpB has product MDFKQFTIKSQEAIQKAAELAMAEQQQAIEPAHLLKGIFSEDENVTDFLLQKLAVNKTLVVQKTDEIIRGLPKVSGQQPYLSNAANQVMVKAKDYLKTFGDEFVAIEHLLLGILAGTDKTAQLLKDQGMSEKALIEAIKELRKGNKVTDQNAESKYRALEKYSKNLNDLAKKGKIDPVIGRDEEIRRVLQILARRTKNNPILLGEPGVGKTAIVEGLAQRIVSGDVPENLKSKTIISLDMGLLVAGAKYKGEFEERLKAVIKEVTDSEGEIILFIDEIHTLIGAGGGGEGAMDAANLLKPALARGELHAIGATTLKEYQKYIEKDKALERRFQAVMVDEPDAADAISILRGIKDKYELHHGVRIKDDAVIAAVELSQRYISDRFLPDKAIDLMDEAAAKLRMEIDSLPQELDELNRRIMQLEIEREAIRRENNKDKEAILSKEIAELSEKRQSVKAKWESEKSVITGIRTEKENIEKLKLEAEQAERAGDFGKVAEIRYGKIVEAEQKLENYKKQLAEMQQGSPLLKEEVDHEDIAAVVSKWTGIPLSKMIQSEREKLLHLEDELGKRVAGQREAIAALSDAVRRSRAGLQDPKRPIGSFIFLGTTGVGKTELAKALAEYLFNDENAMVRIDMSEYQERHAVSRLVGAPPGYVGYDEGGQLTEAVRRKPYSVVLLDEIEKAHPDVFNILLQVLDDGRLTDNKGRVANFKNTIIILTTNIGSHLIQERFAEMEEWNKEEVMEKTKAEVFDLLKKSVRPEFLNRIDEVIMFEPLNKEVTRKIVDIQWREIQKRLAEANIEIEATQEVLDYLGEVGFDPQFGARPLKRTMQRLILNELSKQILAGYIKSDSAVLVDLDADKQVYFKNVDTIAV; this is encoded by the coding sequence ATGGATTTCAAACAATTTACCATCAAATCACAGGAAGCCATCCAAAAAGCGGCGGAGCTTGCTATGGCAGAGCAACAGCAGGCCATAGAACCTGCTCATCTGCTCAAAGGCATTTTTTCCGAGGATGAAAATGTCACCGACTTTCTTCTTCAAAAACTTGCCGTGAATAAGACTTTGGTGGTTCAAAAAACTGACGAAATCATCAGGGGGCTTCCCAAAGTGAGCGGTCAGCAACCCTACTTATCCAATGCGGCCAATCAGGTGATGGTAAAGGCTAAAGATTACCTTAAGACCTTTGGGGATGAGTTTGTAGCCATTGAGCATTTGCTCTTGGGTATTTTGGCAGGTACCGATAAAACTGCCCAGCTATTGAAAGATCAGGGAATGAGTGAAAAAGCACTGATCGAAGCTATCAAGGAATTAAGAAAAGGAAATAAAGTGACAGACCAAAACGCAGAATCCAAATACAGGGCTTTGGAGAAATATTCCAAAAACCTGAATGATCTGGCCAAGAAGGGAAAGATTGACCCTGTAATCGGCCGGGATGAAGAAATACGAAGGGTTTTACAGATATTGGCCAGAAGGACCAAAAACAATCCTATCCTACTGGGTGAGCCAGGTGTGGGTAAGACTGCCATAGTCGAAGGACTGGCCCAGAGGATCGTAAGTGGTGACGTGCCGGAAAACCTCAAATCCAAAACCATTATATCCCTTGACATGGGCTTGCTTGTGGCAGGCGCTAAGTACAAAGGTGAGTTTGAAGAAAGGCTGAAAGCAGTAATCAAGGAAGTGACTGATTCAGAAGGAGAGATCATTCTCTTTATTGATGAGATCCACACCCTGATTGGTGCCGGAGGAGGAGGGGAAGGGGCCATGGATGCGGCCAACCTGTTGAAACCTGCCCTTGCAAGGGGAGAGCTTCATGCCATTGGAGCAACCACACTCAAAGAATACCAAAAGTACATCGAGAAAGATAAGGCTTTGGAAAGAAGATTCCAGGCAGTCATGGTCGATGAGCCTGATGCAGCGGATGCCATTTCCATCTTGAGGGGGATCAAGGACAAGTACGAACTCCACCATGGGGTAAGGATCAAAGATGATGCAGTCATTGCAGCAGTCGAACTTTCCCAGCGGTACATTTCCGATCGTTTCCTTCCAGATAAAGCCATTGACCTGATGGACGAGGCGGCAGCCAAGTTGAGGATGGAGATTGATTCCCTGCCTCAGGAACTGGATGAACTCAACCGTAGGATCATGCAGCTGGAGATTGAACGTGAAGCCATCAGAAGAGAAAACAACAAGGATAAGGAAGCTATCCTAAGCAAAGAAATCGCTGAATTGTCAGAAAAAAGGCAGTCTGTGAAAGCCAAGTGGGAGTCGGAAAAATCAGTGATCACCGGTATTAGGACAGAAAAAGAGAATATTGAAAAGCTGAAGCTTGAGGCCGAACAGGCAGAAAGGGCGGGTGATTTTGGTAAGGTGGCCGAAATCCGATACGGAAAGATTGTAGAGGCAGAGCAAAAACTTGAAAACTACAAAAAGCAGTTGGCTGAAATGCAACAGGGTTCGCCATTATTGAAAGAAGAAGTGGACCATGAAGATATTGCTGCTGTGGTTTCCAAATGGACAGGAATTCCTCTTTCCAAAATGATCCAAAGTGAGAGGGAAAAACTCCTCCACCTGGAAGATGAGTTGGGCAAACGTGTCGCGGGACAAAGAGAGGCTATTGCTGCACTTTCCGATGCGGTAAGAAGAAGCAGGGCTGGGCTACAGGATCCCAAGCGTCCGATAGGTTCATTTATCTTTTTGGGTACCACCGGTGTGGGTAAGACAGAATTGGCCAAAGCTTTGGCAGAATACCTCTTCAATGATGAGAATGCCATGGTGAGAATAGATATGTCCGAATATCAGGAAAGGCATGCGGTATCCAGATTGGTGGGAGCGCCTCCGGGATATGTAGGCTATGATGAAGGAGGGCAATTGACTGAGGCGGTCAGACGCAAGCCTTATTCTGTAGTCCTGTTGGATGAAATCGAAAAAGCCCATCCGGATGTGTTCAATATCCTGCTACAGGTGCTGGATGACGGAAGGTTGACAGACAATAAAGGTAGGGTGGCCAATTTCAAAAACACCATCATCATCCTTACCACCAATATCGGTTCGCACCTGATTCAGGAGAGGTTTGCCGAAATGGAAGAGTGGAACAAAGAAGAGGTAATGGAAAAAACCAAAGCCGAGGTCTTTGACCTGTTGAAGAAATCCGTGAGACCGGAGTTCCTCAATAGGATAGATGAGGTGATCATGTTTGAACCGCTCAATAAAGAAGTCACCAGAAAAATAGTGGATATACAGTGGAGGGAAATCCAAAAACGACTGGCAGAAGCCAATATTGAGATTGAGGCGACACAGGAGGTACTGGATTATCTAGGAGAAGTAGGCTTTGACCCACAGTTTGGAGCAAGACCACTTAAGAGAACCATGCAGCGATTGATTCTCAATGAGCTGTCCAAACAAATTTTGGCAGGTTATATAAAGAGCGATTCTGCAGTATTGGTGGACCTAGATGCTGACAAGCAGGTTTACTTCAAAAATGTGGATACCATAGCGGTATAA
- a CDS encoding histidine kinase N-terminal 7TM domain-containing protein, giving the protein MDIQFAYNPFAIPIFLTSIIFLGLFLLSTKRSNQLGEKYFSYLMVGCFFYSFFYGVELLGATPSTIKLFYSLEFLGDVFISPLLLLFVLKYSDRSDIINKTWINILFALSGLFLIFVLTNDWHQLFYYEISTKFNGYFTSVSIDPNILHWLYVIYNTLLIITSNILLLRMIFSVPTIYRGQVLIMLLGTFIPWIAYIMMIFGFYPYGLDPVPFFLAISAILLYWALFKYKLFRINPIAFKTIFDNLSDGILIIDESGEIIAQNRRAQYILDTILPNKKFTAIHQITQSWTDLAELFLPEQAKKLFEFYLEKDGRYYLAFLKKITEGEDVNIKRTQYLFFRDITSQKQAEERIRANEQKLQSINTSLLRNEKMLTSIAFATKELLSNADFQKATQKAITILGDGAGADRAYLFENSMDEEGNYFSSQRFEWSALGVPPEIDNPELQNLPISLFGESMKFLLENEVYFNIVSKIEDEGLKGLLESQGIKSILLIPIFVEKRFWGFVGFDDCQKEREWSEAETALLISFAESISNAVERKNMEQNLRLSMQQANEASVAKSEFLANMSHEIRTPLNGVIGFSDLLMKTNLDETQKEFIQSIMQSGKLLLDLINDILDFSKIEAGKLELSPTKVKLEGLAKETLKLIEPSIDKKNIGLKLSMTDVLPGTVWVDATRLKQVMINLLSNASKFTHEGEIELSIKKLGHSHDGKYIDLEFSVRDTGIGISKEKEKVIFEAFAQEDNSTTRKYGGTGLGLTISNKILQLMESHLELETELGKGSRFFFKLSLPIAETEEMLEEDKASAKAEKPEPIVHPNPQKTNGVLKILLVDDNPVNMLLAKTIVKNLLPGCKILEAKNGREAVELFSNENPSMIFMDIQMPEMSGYEATIAIRQIENNTRRVPIVALTAGTVKGEFERCIEVGMDNYLSKPVVVADIQEMLDKYIGTQKIEEDKKVLSRLDEFRKSDPEFFRQLLEVSLQNIEKIKGDLAKTLKEGNLKSVKQACHALKGVALNLDFKHLAELCTSVELFEELEKENNRSTFEKILEESDKTVAELKKELEVLKK; this is encoded by the coding sequence ATGGACATTCAATTTGCTTATAACCCTTTCGCAATCCCAATATTTTTAACGAGCATTATTTTTCTTGGACTATTCCTGCTTTCAACAAAAAGATCGAATCAGCTTGGAGAAAAATATTTTTCCTACCTTATGGTGGGCTGTTTTTTTTACTCTTTTTTTTATGGAGTTGAACTATTGGGGGCTACGCCCAGCACCATCAAACTTTTTTATTCTTTGGAATTTCTTGGGGATGTCTTCATTTCCCCTTTGCTTTTACTCTTTGTCCTAAAATATTCTGACCGATCAGACATAATCAATAAGACTTGGATCAATATACTTTTTGCGCTTTCCGGCTTGTTTTTGATATTCGTTTTAACCAATGATTGGCACCAGCTTTTTTATTATGAAATCAGCACAAAATTCAATGGTTATTTTACCTCTGTATCTATTGACCCCAACATCCTTCACTGGCTTTATGTAATTTACAATACCCTGCTTATCATAACCTCTAACATCCTCTTATTGAGAATGATTTTTTCTGTGCCAACCATTTACAGGGGGCAAGTGCTGATCATGCTTCTTGGAACATTTATTCCATGGATAGCCTACATCATGATGATTTTTGGCTTTTATCCCTACGGGCTGGACCCGGTTCCTTTTTTCCTTGCCATCAGTGCTATCCTGTTGTACTGGGCTTTATTCAAATACAAGCTTTTCAGAATTAATCCAATCGCATTCAAAACCATCTTTGACAACCTCTCAGATGGTATTTTGATCATTGATGAAAGCGGGGAGATTATCGCCCAAAACAGACGTGCACAATATATTTTGGATACAATATTGCCAAACAAGAAGTTTACTGCAATACATCAGATTACCCAAAGCTGGACTGACCTGGCCGAACTTTTCCTTCCTGAACAAGCCAAAAAACTATTTGAATTTTACTTGGAGAAGGATGGCAGGTATTACTTGGCATTTTTGAAAAAAATCACGGAAGGGGAAGATGTTAACATTAAAAGAACCCAATATTTGTTTTTCAGGGATATCACCAGTCAAAAACAAGCTGAAGAAAGGATCCGGGCAAATGAACAAAAGCTCCAAAGCATCAATACCTCCCTGTTAAGAAATGAGAAAATGCTCACTTCTATAGCATTTGCTACAAAGGAATTGTTATCCAATGCCGATTTCCAAAAAGCTACCCAGAAAGCCATCACCATTCTGGGGGACGGTGCAGGTGCTGACCGCGCTTATCTTTTTGAAAATAGCATGGATGAAGAAGGCAACTATTTTAGCTCTCAGCGGTTTGAATGGAGCGCCTTGGGGGTCCCCCCGGAAATTGATAATCCAGAGCTTCAAAACCTTCCCATCAGCTTATTCGGAGAGTCCATGAAATTCCTGTTGGAAAATGAGGTTTATTTCAATATAGTTTCAAAAATTGAAGATGAAGGTCTCAAAGGGCTTTTGGAAAGTCAGGGAATTAAATCCATCCTGCTTATACCAATTTTCGTTGAGAAGAGATTTTGGGGTTTTGTGGGATTCGATGACTGTCAGAAGGAAAGGGAATGGAGCGAGGCGGAGACAGCATTGCTCATCAGTTTCGCTGAAAGTATTTCCAATGCTGTGGAGCGGAAAAACATGGAACAAAACCTCAGGTTATCCATGCAACAAGCGAATGAAGCCAGTGTTGCCAAATCAGAATTTCTGGCAAACATGAGCCATGAAATCAGGACACCACTAAACGGGGTAATCGGTTTTTCTGATTTATTAATGAAAACGAATCTAGATGAAACCCAAAAGGAATTCATTCAATCCATTATGCAATCCGGCAAACTCCTCTTGGACCTGATCAATGACATCCTGGATTTTTCAAAAATTGAGGCCGGAAAATTGGAGCTTAGTCCAACAAAAGTTAAGCTGGAAGGTTTGGCCAAAGAAACCTTGAAATTGATTGAACCATCTATCGATAAAAAGAACATTGGATTAAAGCTCAGTATGACTGATGTTTTGCCCGGTACCGTCTGGGTGGATGCCACCAGGTTGAAGCAGGTTATGATCAACCTACTGAGCAATGCCTCTAAGTTTACCCATGAAGGTGAAATTGAATTATCCATCAAGAAACTCGGCCATAGCCATGACGGAAAATATATTGATCTGGAATTTTCTGTAAGGGACACTGGAATTGGTATTTCTAAAGAGAAAGAAAAAGTGATTTTTGAGGCCTTTGCGCAGGAAGACAATTCCACGACAAGAAAATATGGGGGAACAGGTTTAGGACTTACCATCAGTAACAAAATCCTGCAATTGATGGAATCCCATCTGGAACTTGAAACAGAACTTGGTAAAGGAAGCCGCTTCTTTTTTAAACTGAGCCTGCCAATTGCAGAAACGGAAGAAATGCTTGAGGAAGATAAAGCTTCTGCTAAAGCGGAAAAACCTGAACCAATTGTGCATCCAAATCCACAAAAAACAAATGGTGTTTTAAAAATCCTTTTAGTAGATGACAATCCAGTAAATATGTTATTGGCAAAAACTATTGTCAAAAACCTTCTCCCTGGATGTAAAATATTGGAAGCCAAAAACGGCAGGGAAGCTGTCGAATTGTTTTCCAATGAAAATCCTTCGATGATCTTCATGGATATTCAAATGCCTGAGATGAGCGGGTATGAGGCAACTATTGCCATTCGCCAAATTGAAAACAATACAAGAAGAGTTCCCATTGTGGCCCTAACTGCAGGAACAGTCAAAGGGGAATTTGAGAGGTGTATTGAAGTTGGCATGGACAACTATCTTTCCAAACCAGTGGTAGTGGCTGATATCCAGGAAATGCTGGACAAATATATAGGAACCCAGAAAATAGAAGAGGATAAAAAAGTCTTGTCCAGATTGGATGAATTCAGGAAATCGGATCCTGAATTTTTCAGGCAATTACTGGAAGTCAGCCTCCAAAATATTGAAAAGATAAAAGGCGACCTTGCAAAAACCCTGAAAGAAGGAAATCTGAAATCAGTCAAACAAGCTTGCCATGCCCTTAAGGGTGTAGCCCTGAACCTTGACTTTAAACATTTGGCAGAATTATGTACCTCTGTTGAATTATTTGAAGAATTGGAAAAGGAAAATAACCGTTCAACTTTCGAAAAAATCCTGGAAGAATCAGATAAAACCGTGGCTGAACTGAAAAAGGAACTCGAAGTACTGAAAAAATAA
- a CDS encoding dipeptidase has product MKKNILFILLLGIVSACSSPQAEKVDYTVLTDEERLEIAKEIAQNTIIVDGHMDLPFRMYNMGHHMRGEVFDFMSRSDQGNIDYVRAKEGGVDAPFMAIYIPASYQETGGAKGLADTLIMMVERMINTWPDKLAFARSPEEIESNFKKGLLSLPMGIENAAAIEDDLSNVAYFYNKGIRYMTLTHGKDNLVGDSSYDDAETHGGLSEFGKDVVKEMNRLGMIVDVSHVTDKTFFDVAEVSKAPVVATHSSVRAFTPGFERNVSDEIIQKIAEKNGMVMITFGGSFLDQAYSDANSAIREHVQEWLKENNLSYRDEKAQEYIRAYSADKKPTVHVSKVVDHIDHVVKLVGIDHVGLGSDFDGVGDTLPEGLKDASMYPNIIAELLKRGYSKEDVEKICYKNFFRVWKDVEAVAGK; this is encoded by the coding sequence ATGAAGAAAAACATATTATTTATCCTTTTGCTAGGGATTGTATCTGCATGCAGTTCCCCACAGGCTGAAAAAGTAGATTACACGGTATTAACCGATGAGGAGAGGTTGGAAATTGCCAAAGAAATCGCTCAAAATACCATCATAGTGGATGGCCATATGGATCTTCCTTTTAGGATGTACAATATGGGGCACCACATGAGAGGCGAGGTGTTTGATTTTATGAGCAGGAGCGATCAGGGGAATATTGATTATGTAAGGGCAAAAGAAGGAGGGGTGGATGCTCCGTTTATGGCAATATATATTCCTGCATCATACCAGGAAACGGGTGGCGCCAAGGGCTTGGCAGATACCCTGATTATGATGGTAGAAAGGATGATCAATACCTGGCCTGACAAATTGGCTTTTGCCAGATCCCCGGAAGAAATTGAATCAAACTTTAAAAAAGGCCTATTATCCCTTCCAATGGGAATTGAAAATGCAGCAGCCATTGAAGACGACTTATCCAATGTAGCCTATTTTTACAATAAAGGCATTAGGTATATGACCCTTACCCATGGAAAAGATAATCTGGTGGGGGATTCCTCCTATGATGATGCGGAGACGCATGGAGGATTAAGCGAGTTTGGCAAGGATGTAGTCAAGGAGATGAACCGATTGGGGATGATCGTGGATGTGTCCCATGTTACGGACAAGACATTTTTTGATGTGGCTGAAGTATCCAAAGCCCCGGTAGTCGCTACCCATAGCTCTGTGAGGGCTTTTACTCCTGGATTTGAAAGAAATGTGTCTGACGAAATCATTCAAAAAATTGCCGAAAAGAATGGTATGGTCATGATCACTTTTGGAGGAAGTTTCCTGGATCAAGCGTACTCTGATGCCAATTCGGCCATAAGGGAACATGTCCAGGAGTGGTTGAAGGAAAATAACCTGAGCTATAGGGATGAAAAAGCCCAGGAATATATCAGGGCTTATTCTGCAGATAAAAAACCAACAGTACATGTGTCCAAAGTAGTAGACCATATTGATCATGTGGTGAAATTGGTCGGGATTGATCATGTGGGCCTGGGATCGGATTTTGATGGGGTTGGGGATACCTTGCCGGAGGGATTGAAGGATGCTTCTATGTATCCCAATATTATTGCAGAACTGCTCAAAAGAGGTTATAGCAAAGAAGATGTCGAAAAGATCTGTTATAAAAATTTCTTCCGGGTCTGGAAAGATGTGGAAGCGGTGGCAGGTAAATAA
- a CDS encoding acyl-ACP desaturase, translating to MNKPDKIDYELEKNMEVISQLDGYVNHAVENILVNPDECWQPSDFLPDMSQPDAFDEVKKLQERAANIPDTVITSLIGNMITEEALPSYQTYFNLLEGINVEGSLLSNSGWVKWSKAWTAEENRHGDLLNKYLYLSGRADMKKVEQTIHRLIYNGFDPRSEKDPYQAIIYTSFQERATKISHVNTGKLADKAGDDVLSRICKTIAGDEARHEKAYKNFMSQIFEIDPSGAILAFEKMMRKQIVMPAVLMGQGSSNPTLFDQFSAITQKIGIYTGWDYARIIDHLVKLWKIENLTGLSDMAAKAQDYLSNLSERYMRLADRMKAPDEVSLAWLK from the coding sequence ATGAACAAGCCGGATAAAATAGATTACGAATTAGAAAAAAACATGGAAGTCATCTCACAGTTGGATGGCTATGTCAATCACGCAGTTGAAAACATTCTGGTCAATCCAGATGAATGCTGGCAGCCTTCGGATTTTTTGCCGGATATGAGTCAGCCTGATGCCTTCGATGAGGTTAAAAAACTTCAAGAAAGAGCCGCTAACATTCCCGACACAGTCATAACCTCCCTCATTGGGAACATGATCACCGAAGAGGCCCTTCCAAGTTACCAGACATATTTCAATTTATTGGAAGGCATCAATGTAGAAGGAAGCCTTTTGAGCAACTCAGGATGGGTAAAATGGTCCAAAGCATGGACAGCAGAAGAAAACAGGCACGGTGACCTGCTCAACAAATACCTTTACCTCTCAGGAAGGGCAGATATGAAAAAAGTGGAGCAGACCATTCATAGGCTGATTTATAATGGCTTTGATCCAAGATCTGAAAAAGATCCTTATCAGGCCATCATATATACCTCCTTCCAAGAAAGAGCTACCAAAATTTCCCATGTAAATACGGGCAAACTTGCCGATAAAGCAGGAGATGATGTTCTTTCCAGAATATGTAAAACCATTGCCGGAGATGAGGCAAGACATGAAAAAGCTTACAAAAATTTCATGTCCCAAATCTTTGAAATCGACCCAAGCGGAGCAATTCTGGCTTTCGAAAAAATGATGAGAAAACAGATCGTTATGCCTGCCGTATTAATGGGTCAGGGAAGTTCCAACCCCACGCTTTTTGACCAGTTTTCCGCAATTACCCAAAAAATCGGAATCTATACAGGTTGGGATTATGCGAGAATCATTGACCATTTGGTTAAACTCTGGAAAATTGAAAACCTGACAGGCTTATCCGATATGGCTGCTAAGGCACAAGATTATCTTTCCAACTTATCAGAAAGATACATGAGACTGGCAGACCGAATGAAAGCCCCTGATGAGGTTTCCTTAGCCTGGTTAAAATAA
- a CDS encoding pirin family protein yields the protein MRTIKAIHKASYHPIADLITYNPLPSPKLRQIDPFIFLNHHGFQKYAPNNHGLPFGPHPHRGMETVTFILEGDIMHMDSGGHESVIESGGVQWMTAGKGLIHAEVSSSKFKKEGGNLEILQLWVNLPAKLKMTEPRYLGLQKEEITAFESDVGKVKVQLIAGEWEDKKGSFPTLFPIFMSTIYMQKSGRVQKNIPSTENIFFYVVRGKVKVLGEEIPFRNLVEFNQDGESISIEATEDAVVILGHAAPFNEPMVAQGPFVMNTQEEIMQAYRDYQSGKFGTWNH from the coding sequence ATGAGGACTATCAAAGCAATTCATAAAGCAAGTTATCATCCTATTGCGGATCTGATCACTTACAATCCATTACCTTCTCCCAAACTCAGGCAGATTGATCCCTTCATTTTTCTGAACCATCACGGTTTCCAAAAATACGCGCCCAATAACCATGGACTGCCATTTGGACCCCATCCGCACAGAGGGATGGAAACGGTAACCTTTATCTTGGAAGGAGATATCATGCACATGGATTCAGGAGGACATGAATCGGTAATAGAGTCAGGAGGAGTTCAATGGATGACAGCTGGAAAAGGACTTATCCATGCAGAAGTATCTTCTAGCAAGTTTAAGAAAGAAGGGGGAAATTTAGAGATACTCCAACTTTGGGTAAACTTACCGGCAAAGCTGAAAATGACAGAGCCCAGGTATTTAGGATTACAAAAAGAAGAAATTACTGCTTTCGAATCAGACGTAGGGAAAGTCAAAGTTCAGTTGATCGCTGGTGAATGGGAAGACAAAAAGGGCTCTTTTCCTACCCTCTTCCCTATATTCATGAGTACAATTTACATGCAAAAATCCGGAAGGGTCCAAAAAAACATACCTTCTACTGAAAACATATTCTTTTATGTAGTCCGAGGAAAAGTGAAAGTTTTGGGTGAGGAAATCCCATTCCGGAATTTGGTTGAATTCAATCAAGATGGGGAAAGTATTTCTATTGAAGCCACAGAGGATGCGGTTGTAATTTTGGGACATGCAGCACCCTTTAATGAGCCAATGGTTGCCCAAGGACCTTTTGTCATGAATACCCAAGAAGAAATTATGCAGGCTTACCGGGATTACCAATCAGGGAAATTCGGTACTTGGAATCATTAA
- the nqrE gene encoding NADH:ubiquinone reductase (Na(+)-transporting) subunit E encodes MELISLGIKSIFIDNMVFAYFLGMCSFLAVSKKVSTALGLGAAVIFVLTVTAPTNWLLNEFVLKEGALTWLGASFATVDLSFLRFIMFIAIIAAMVQLVEMVVEKFAPALYGALGIFLPLIAVNCAILGGSLFMAQRDYTLAEATVYGFGSGTGFFLAIVALAAIREKLKYSNVPNGLKGLGITMLLTGLMGIAFMSFMGIDL; translated from the coding sequence ATGGAATTAATTAGTCTTGGAATTAAATCGATCTTTATTGATAACATGGTATTTGCTTACTTCTTGGGAATGTGTTCCTTCTTGGCCGTTTCCAAAAAAGTAAGTACAGCCTTGGGATTGGGCGCTGCGGTTATCTTCGTATTGACAGTAACTGCTCCGACCAACTGGTTATTGAATGAATTTGTATTGAAAGAAGGGGCTTTGACCTGGTTGGGTGCTTCATTTGCCACTGTAGACCTTTCCTTCTTGAGATTTATCATGTTTATTGCCATCATCGCTGCTATGGTGCAGTTGGTTGAAATGGTCGTGGAGAAGTTTGCTCCTGCACTTTATGGTGCTTTGGGTATCTTCCTTCCTTTGATTGCGGTAAACTGCGCCATCTTGGGCGGCTCTCTTTTCATGGCCCAGCGAGATTATACTTTGGCTGAAGCTACTGTTTATGGATTTGGTTCCGGAACAGGGTTCTTCTTGGCCATTGTAGCTTTAGCTGCCATTAGAGAAAAATTAAAATACTCCAATGTACCAAATGGATTAAAAGGTTTGGGTATTACCATGCTTTTGACTGGATTAATGGGGATTGCCTTCATGTCCTTCATGGGTATCGACCTTTAA